The following coding sequences are from one Lolium rigidum isolate FL_2022 chromosome 6, APGP_CSIRO_Lrig_0.1, whole genome shotgun sequence window:
- the LOC124664491 gene encoding putative E3 ubiquitin-protein ligase SINA-like 6, whose protein sequence is MELGDHSCRNVTEADVKLEEGEVTQDGGSALVAVDAMPEPPQMDIRMDVALLHCQTCLLPLRPPVFKCEAAGHIVCFCCRAGHGGICSRAVTHCAELDAVVAAAKVPCPYRAFGCDRYVVYHAVADHQRGECQCAPCSCPDSGCPFVGARGMLLDHFAAAHSRLAVTVRYGRSWNLNFALSQRWHVLVGEEDRSVFLVSLGALGAATAVSLVCVRADAAPAPQFWCKLSVELPGDDKDKLVLMTSTVGSSALTGGMPAPGQGMFLAVPQELLSGDVLPLSVRIDQLRPAAASAHKSATPRARTPGRMQ, encoded by the exons ATGGAGCTCGGGGATCACAGCTGTAGGAACGTGACAGAGGCAGACGTGAAGCTAGAGGAAGGAGAGGTGACGCAGGACGGAGGGAGTGCACTGGTGGCGGTGGACGCCATGCCGGAGCCGCCGCAGATGGACATCAGGATGGACGTCGCGCTGCTCCACTGCCAGACATGCCTCCTCCCCCTCAGACCTCCTGTCTTCAAG TGCGAGGCCGCCGGGCACATCGTGTGCTTCTGCTGCCGCGCCGGCCACGGCGGCATCTGCAGCCGCGCCGTCACTCACTGCgccgagctggacgccgtcgtcgccgccgccaaggtGCCCTGCCCCTACAGGGCGTTCGGCTGCGACCGGTACGTCGTCTACCACGCCGTCGCGGACCACCAGCGCGGCGAGTGCCAGTGCGCGCCGTGCTCCTGCCCGGACTCCGGCTGCCCCTTCGTCGGCGCGCGCGGCATGCTCCTGGACCATTTCGCCGCCGCCCACTCGCGCCTCGCCGTCACGGTCCGCTACGGCCGGTCCTGGAACCTCAACTTCGCCCTGTCCCAGCGCTGGCACGTCCTCGTCGGGGAGGAGGACAGGAGCGTCTTCCTCGTGTCCCTCGGCGCGCTCGGCGCGGCCACCGCCGTGTCGCTGGTGTGCgtcagggccgacgccgccccagcGCCCCAGTTCTGGTGCAAGCTCTCTGTGGAGCTTCCGGGCGACGACAAGGACAAGCTCGTCCTCATGACCTCCACCGTGGGCAGCAGCGCGCTCACCGGCGGCATGCCAGCGCCGGGCCAGGGGATGTTCTTGGCCGTGCCCCAGGAGCTGCTCTCCGGCGACGTGCTCCCGCTCAGCGTCCGCATTGATCAGCTCCGacctgccgccgcctccgcccacaagTCCGCAACACCGCGAGCGAGGACACCAGGGAGGATGCAGTGA